The Cryptococcus neoformans var. neoformans B-3501A chromosome 4, whole genome shotgun sequence genome has a window encoding:
- a CDS encoding hypothetical protein (Match to ESTs gb|CF186474.1|CF186474, gb|CF191374.1|CF191374, gb|CF190806.1|CF190806; HMMPfam hit to PS_Dcarbxylase, Phosphatidylserine decarboxylase, score: 181.5, E(): 1.6e-51), with product MDPISDPSTQESPHPVQALPEELGKPLEDSLDHIVSNSKAVRGARKDQLAPSELRSDAVHSHGPEAKHWIAKFFPSEETLDHLFAMEHMGNYVIDRMTGKKFFETMPIYVRVGMHLLFVSGNSYMSYASVEKLLREKSIKQGQTYDQTGPDVEEHIRSFIRTYELPLDELLVKDLSQYPTFNSFFSRRLIASARPITSVGDPTIIVSAADCRLTVYQTVDQAKKFWIKGQQFTLPNLLTGKDVADMTFKAVQDDREAALSIHRLAPQDYHRFHSPVEGMIVAIKDIDGELYTVNPQAINEDLNVFTLNKRSIMLIHANLGSGRETVPIAFVAIGAMLVGSIGWSKKPGDKVCKGEELGWFQYGGSTTITVFPKSAGVEFDKDLVENSKKQLETFVRVGMEIGKCSTEVK from the exons ATGGACCCCATATCAGACCCTTCAACTCAGGaatctcctcatcctgTCCAAGCTCTTCCTGAAGAGCTCGGCAAACCACTCGAGGACTCGCTCGACCATATCGTGTCCAATTCGAAAGCTGTTAGGGGCGCTCGGAAAGATCAGCTTGCTC CAAGCGAGCTTAGATCGGACGCCGTTCATTCCCATGGTCCTGAGGCTAAACATTGGATAGCAaagttcttcccctccgAGGAGACTTTAGATCAT CTGTTTGCCATGGAGCATATGG GCAATTACGTGATCGATCGTATGACTGGGAAGAAATTCTTTGAAACAATGCCGATCT ATGTGCGCGTCGGTATGCATCTCCTGTTTGTTTCAGGT AACAGCTACATGTCATACGCATCTGTTGAAAAGCTTTTGCGAGAAAAGTCCATCAAGC AGGGGCAGACGTATGATCAGACTGGACCCGACGTAGAGGAACATATAAGGTCATTCATTAGAACATATGAATTGCCTCTTGACGAGCTTTTAGTGAAAGATTTGAGCCAGTACCCA ACATTCAACTCATTCTTTTCCCGTCGTCTGATCGCCAGCGCCCGACCAATCACCTCCGTGGGAGACCCAACCATTATTGTCTCCGCTGCGGACTGTCGGTTGACAGTGTACCAGACAGTCGACCAAGCTAAGAAGTTCTG GATCAAGGGGCAGCAATTCACGCTTCCGAACCTCTTGACTGGGAAGGATGTCGCAGACATGACATTCAAAGCAGTACAGGATGATCGTGAAGCCGCTCTCTCAATCCATAGGTTGGCCCCACAAGATTATCATAGGTTCCATTCACCCGTGGAAGGTATGATTGTTGCTATCAAAGATATCGATG GAGAACTGTACA CTGTGAATCCTCAAGCTATCAATGAAG ATCTCAATGTCTTCACTTTGAACAAGCGTTCTATTATGCTTATCCATGCCAACCTTGGATCCGGTCGAGAAACTGTTCCCATTGCGTTTGTCGCTATAGGCG CAATGCTTGTGGGCTCCATCGGATGGTCCAAGAAACCGGGTGATAAGGTCTGCAAAGGTGAAGAGCTAGGCTGGTTTCAGTATGGCGGATCCACTACCATCACAGTCTTTCCAAAATCAGCCGGAGTAGAATTTGACAAGGATCTCGTTGAAAATAGCAAGAAACAGTTGGAGACCTTTGTAAGGGTTGGAATGGAAATCGGAAAATGTAGCACCGAGGTTAAATAG